From a region of the Synechococcus sp. RS9916 genome:
- a CDS encoding ferredoxin-thioredoxin reductase catalytic domain-containing protein → MTDMLAGNAEPTAESLEVIRKFAETYAQRTGTYFCSDPGVTAVVLKGLARHKDELGGALCPCRHYEDKEAEVSQAFWNCPCVPMRERKECHCMLFLTEDNAFRGDAQTISTEEIHATAG, encoded by the coding sequence ATGACTGACATGCTCGCTGGAAACGCTGAGCCCACAGCTGAAAGCCTTGAGGTGATCCGTAAGTTTGCGGAGACCTACGCCCAGCGCACCGGTACTTATTTCTGCAGCGATCCCGGCGTCACCGCTGTTGTGCTCAAGGGTCTGGCGCGTCACAAGGATGAACTGGGTGGTGCCCTGTGCCCCTGCCGCCATTACGAAGACAAGGAAGCTGAGGTGTCACAGGCCTTCTGGAACTGCCCCTGTGTGCCCATGCGCGAGCGCAAGGAATGTCATTGCATGCTGTTCCTGACGGAAGACAACGCTTTCCGTGGTGATGCTCAAACCATCAGCACCGAGGAGATTCACGCCACTGCAGGCTGA
- a CDS encoding class I fructose-bisphosphate aldolase — translation MAGWLGPHEIANRPIAEWLGEEAELLLHTPPRIEQQRLQLPSPAVVDRFSGSDRNPQVLRSLQQLYGSGRLGGSGYLSILPVDQGIEHSAAHSFAPNPDYFDSEAIVELAVEAGCSAVASTLGVLGSVARRWAHRIPFLVKLNHNQLLTAPNQHEQILFASVDQAWNMGAVAVGATIYFGSEDCNRELQQIAALFAHAHERGLATVLWCYLRNPIFKQSEADYHLAADLTGQANHLGVTIGADIIKQKLPETNGGYKAVANALGEPFGMTDERIYSELCSDNPVDLCRYQVLNCYAGRIGLINSGGASGSDDMHQAIRTAVINKRAGGSGLIMGRKAFQKQRHEGIALIQAVQDVYLSPEVTIA, via the coding sequence ATGGCCGGCTGGCTCGGCCCCCATGAGATCGCCAATCGCCCGATTGCCGAGTGGCTCGGAGAGGAAGCGGAACTCCTGCTCCACACCCCGCCGCGTATCGAGCAGCAACGGCTGCAACTCCCCAGCCCAGCAGTGGTGGATCGCTTCAGTGGCTCCGATCGCAACCCCCAGGTGCTGCGAAGCCTTCAGCAGCTTTACGGCAGCGGTCGACTCGGAGGAAGCGGTTACCTCTCGATCCTTCCCGTCGACCAGGGGATCGAACACTCGGCGGCCCATTCCTTCGCGCCGAACCCTGACTATTTCGACAGCGAAGCGATCGTGGAACTTGCAGTGGAGGCAGGCTGCAGCGCCGTCGCCTCCACCCTTGGCGTGCTGGGGTCAGTGGCGCGGCGATGGGCGCACCGAATTCCATTCCTGGTGAAGCTCAACCACAACCAACTGCTCACCGCCCCCAATCAGCACGAACAGATCCTGTTCGCTTCAGTGGATCAGGCCTGGAACATGGGAGCCGTGGCGGTGGGGGCGACGATCTACTTCGGCAGTGAAGACTGCAACCGTGAGCTTCAGCAGATCGCGGCTCTCTTCGCCCATGCCCACGAGCGGGGGCTAGCCACGGTGCTGTGGTGCTATCTGCGCAATCCCATCTTCAAGCAGTCCGAAGCCGACTACCACCTGGCCGCCGACCTTACGGGCCAGGCCAATCACCTGGGCGTCACGATTGGAGCCGACATCATCAAACAGAAACTGCCAGAGACCAACGGCGGCTACAAAGCCGTGGCGAACGCGCTGGGCGAGCCCTTCGGCATGACCGATGAACGCATCTACAGCGAGCTCTGCAGCGACAACCCCGTGGACCTGTGTCGCTACCAGGTGCTCAATTGCTACGCGGGACGCATCGGCCTGATCAACAGCGGGGGAGCCTCGGGCAGCGACGACATGCATCAGGCCATCCGCACTGCTGTGATCAACAAGCGTGCTGGTGGCAGCGGTCTGATCATGGGCCGCAAAGCCTTCCAAAAACAGCGCCATGAGGGCATCGCCCTCATCCAAGCGGTGCAAGACGTCTACCTAAGCCCGGAGGTGACGATCGCTTGA
- the sufR gene encoding iron-sulfur cluster biosynthesis transcriptional regulator SufR — MGAHTQAPTRETTLTLLLRRGETSAAELASLLGISVQAMRRHLRSLEEEGLVESSPMPAGPGRPSNRWRLTDQGHQHFPDGSEDFALGLLQSMTATLPPEAMTSLLAQQALEKAEAYRRHIGTAPLEQRVSVLAELRRREGYVTDLQPDPDGKSWCLSEFHCSVQRIAAEYPVVCDQELELMRQTFPDCQVDRVHWRLKEGHSCGFRITPDHD; from the coding sequence ATGGGCGCACACACTCAGGCCCCTACCCGAGAGACCACACTCACCCTGCTGCTTCGGCGGGGTGAGACCAGTGCGGCTGAACTCGCTTCATTGCTGGGGATCTCAGTTCAGGCGATGCGCCGTCATCTGCGCAGTCTCGAAGAGGAAGGCTTGGTGGAGTCATCGCCCATGCCAGCGGGCCCCGGGAGGCCATCCAATCGATGGCGGCTTACCGATCAAGGGCATCAGCATTTCCCTGACGGCAGCGAAGACTTTGCCCTGGGTCTGCTCCAGTCGATGACGGCCACCCTTCCGCCAGAGGCCATGACCTCTTTGCTGGCTCAACAGGCTCTTGAAAAGGCAGAGGCCTATCGCCGCCACATCGGCACCGCACCTCTTGAGCAACGGGTGTCTGTTCTGGCCGAACTGCGGCGGCGGGAGGGCTATGTGACAGACCTGCAGCCCGATCCCGATGGGAAAAGCTGGTGTCTCAGTGAATTTCACTGCTCCGTTCAACGCATCGCGGCGGAGTATCCGGTCGTCTGCGATCAGGAGCTCGAGCTGATGCGTCAGACCTTTCCCGATTGCCAGGTGGATCGCGTGCACTGGCGCCTCAAGGAAGGCCATTCCTGTGGGTTCAGGATCACCCCCGACCATGACTGA
- a CDS encoding phycobiliprotein lyase, producing the protein MSLVIPDALSFFQRSCGRWRSQRSVHHLLHRRAEAGGSLIVVDDIERTDQRLQELATSHGQSPEAVVGGSFVRWSASMAWDQSEEGHDGETFFGLIPDSDDGRSGLLLRTMGYAEKAPATSRFSMDSEDGLILETAYETMTVWERFSFLSPDIRVRSSTVQGLSNNASYCVECRVNEEQTEANEATKPTAQPSQQSISALGW; encoded by the coding sequence ATGAGCCTCGTGATCCCCGATGCCCTCAGCTTTTTTCAACGCAGCTGCGGCCGCTGGCGCTCGCAGCGCAGCGTGCATCACCTCCTCCACCGCCGCGCCGAAGCGGGTGGCTCACTGATTGTTGTCGACGACATCGAACGCACCGACCAACGCCTTCAAGAGTTAGCCACCTCCCATGGCCAATCCCCGGAGGCCGTGGTCGGTGGCAGCTTCGTGAGATGGAGCGCATCGATGGCCTGGGATCAAAGCGAGGAGGGCCATGACGGCGAAACGTTTTTCGGCCTGATCCCAGACTCCGATGACGGACGAAGCGGACTGCTACTGCGCACCATGGGCTATGCGGAAAAAGCCCCAGCCACATCGCGCTTTTCCATGGATTCCGAGGATGGCCTGATCCTGGAGACCGCCTACGAAACAATGACTGTCTGGGAACGGTTCAGCTTCCTGAGCCCAGACATTCGCGTGCGATCCAGCACGGTGCAGGGTCTCTCCAACAATGCGTCCTATTGCGTCGAATGCCGAGTCAACGAGGAACAAACCGAGGCGAATGAGGCCACGAAGCCCACAGCACAACCGTCGCAGCAATCGATCTCAGCCCTTGGTTGGTAG
- a CDS encoding phycobilisome rod-core linker polypeptide, with protein MAIPLLKYAPITQNALRAGVPNIRIGSDEGSRAYSMEIAMDGDNLKTVIESAYRQIFFHAFKTDRDVNLESQLRDGQITVRDFIRGLVLSDTFKRTFYGFNSNYKVVRHLCERILGRKVNGKGEELSWSIVIASKGLEGLVDVLLDSQEYLDSFGYDTVPYQRNRVLPGRDLGDTPFNVSTPRYDEYYRGILGFPQIVFTGTAKALPARAKIKRGGAPSDYMAWVAGLANPPGASPTNSSDMDYMAKVPYRSVGR; from the coding sequence GTGGCCATTCCTCTTCTGAAGTACGCGCCGATTACTCAGAACGCTCTGAGAGCGGGTGTTCCCAACATCCGTATCGGCTCTGACGAGGGATCCAGGGCCTACTCCATGGAAATTGCCATGGACGGCGACAACCTGAAGACGGTGATCGAAAGCGCTTACCGCCAGATTTTTTTCCACGCGTTTAAGACCGATCGAGACGTCAACCTCGAATCCCAGTTGCGCGACGGTCAGATCACCGTGCGCGATTTCATTCGAGGGCTGGTCCTCTCGGATACCTTCAAGCGCACCTTCTACGGGTTCAACAGCAACTACAAAGTTGTGCGTCACCTCTGCGAGCGCATTCTTGGCCGCAAGGTGAATGGCAAGGGTGAGGAGCTGTCCTGGTCGATCGTGATCGCCAGCAAGGGGCTCGAAGGCCTTGTGGATGTGCTCCTCGACAGCCAGGAGTACTTGGACTCATTCGGTTACGACACCGTTCCTTATCAGAGGAACCGTGTCCTCCCCGGTCGAGACCTTGGCGATACGCCTTTCAATGTCTCCACGCCTCGCTACGACGAGTACTACCGGGGCATCTTGGGCTTCCCGCAGATCGTCTTCACTGGCACTGCCAAAGCCCTTCCGGCTCGCGCCAAGATCAAACGTGGCGGCGCCCCATCCGACTACATGGCTTGGGTTGCAGGCCTTGCCAATCCCCCAGGAGCCTCCCCAACCAACTCCTCCGACATGGACTACATGGCCAAAGTGCCTTATCGCAGCGTCGGCCGCTGA
- a CDS encoding DUF4912 domain-containing protein: MTQALTSLARLTLRQLRQMASDLGVTLYSRKSKDALVSEIAERQERKSGDQKAIESELSAPTRSTSSTRVVFLPRDPQWAYVFWEISDQDRKRAQTDGAAHLSLRLADVTGIQDGSSHPHTLQEVPVDSHSTEWYLPVPLCDRDYRVELGYRAGASWISLAFSSVARVPALHPSEQIMDQFVPFSLEATPAAAAPSAPVNVPDNTDSGLHERLYQTATTHFRSRRVGSEVLHEQEGIGSDQRGLSDSGAGLWASGRNESGLGGVAPRQRSFWLIADAELIVYGATDPSARLTIGGEDVPLSSDGTFRIQVPFRDGKQLYPIEATAADGEQKRNITLNFERVTPEDNTNPASEAQVEWF; encoded by the coding sequence GTGACGCAAGCTCTGACATCTCTGGCCCGCCTCACGCTTCGCCAACTGCGTCAGATGGCGAGTGATCTGGGGGTGACGCTGTATAGCCGCAAGAGCAAAGACGCCCTGGTTTCCGAGATTGCAGAGCGCCAGGAGCGCAAGAGCGGAGATCAAAAAGCGATCGAATCTGAGCTGTCGGCACCCACCCGTTCGACCTCCTCGACTCGCGTTGTCTTTCTGCCGCGCGACCCTCAGTGGGCCTACGTGTTCTGGGAAATCAGCGATCAAGACCGCAAGCGAGCACAAACCGACGGCGCTGCCCACCTCAGCCTTCGTCTGGCTGATGTGACTGGCATTCAGGACGGAAGCTCACACCCCCACACCCTTCAGGAAGTCCCTGTGGATAGCCACAGCACCGAGTGGTACCTGCCTGTTCCCCTGTGTGACCGTGACTATCGGGTTGAGCTCGGTTACCGCGCAGGGGCCAGCTGGATCTCCCTGGCCTTCTCGTCGGTCGCAAGAGTTCCGGCCCTGCATCCGAGCGAGCAGATCATGGATCAGTTCGTGCCGTTCAGCCTGGAGGCAACGCCGGCAGCGGCTGCTCCAAGCGCACCGGTCAATGTTCCCGACAACACCGATAGCGGCCTGCATGAGCGCCTCTACCAAACGGCAACGACCCATTTCCGTAGCCGCCGCGTGGGCTCCGAAGTGCTGCACGAGCAAGAAGGAATTGGAAGCGATCAGCGCGGCCTGAGCGACTCCGGCGCTGGCCTCTGGGCGAGTGGTCGCAATGAGTCCGGCCTTGGCGGTGTCGCCCCTCGCCAACGCTCTTTCTGGCTGATCGCTGACGCCGAGCTGATTGTTTACGGCGCCACCGATCCGTCGGCTCGCCTGACCATTGGCGGTGAGGATGTTCCCCTCTCCAGCGATGGCACCTTCCGGATTCAGGTGCCTTTCCGGGATGGCAAGCAGCTCTACCCGATCGAGGCCACAGCTGCTGATGGCGAACAGAAGCGCAACATCACACTCAACTTCGAACGCGTCACCCCAGAAGACAACACCAACCCTGCGAGCGAAGCTCAGGTTGAGTGGTTCTGA
- a CDS encoding phospholipase D-like domain-containing protein produces the protein MTLRQVWGLALMALTPITCASCSQAGQVLGDPAPDLSLPAGIQVHFNHRDGVGYRSPIDGQWRKGDNLEAELINAIDGADEECLVAVQELTLPAVAQALVRAQARGVRVQVVLENTYSTPWSQMHEAGLPRHARHRIQRLAELADRNGDGRLTATERLEGDALALLAQAGVPMIDDTEDGSKGSGLMHHKFVVIDRRLVLTGSANFTSSGIHGDAGAPRTRGNVNHLLRFNSPELAAVFAAEFTRMWGDGPGGVAKSQFGRGKSDPALEQVQIGNQTISVLFAPHSRSHPNHGLRLIAQELGQAQRNIDMALFVFSAQALANTLQALVEKGIKVRLLADPGFASRPFSEVLDLLGVAMPDHNCMLEARNRPFTTPVKGVGTPRLARGDKLHHKFAVIDHKTVITGSFNWSPSAAHTNDETLLVIHSPQLAKHFTREMNRMWRGAELGITKRMRRKLERQHALCGSGRKRD, from the coding sequence ATGACCCTTCGCCAGGTTTGGGGCCTTGCGCTGATGGCGCTTACCCCCATCACCTGTGCCTCCTGCAGCCAAGCAGGACAAGTGCTTGGTGATCCCGCCCCAGATCTATCGCTGCCAGCCGGCATCCAGGTGCACTTCAACCACCGCGATGGAGTTGGCTATCGCAGCCCGATCGATGGCCAGTGGCGCAAGGGAGACAACCTGGAAGCCGAGCTGATCAACGCCATCGATGGTGCTGACGAGGAGTGCCTGGTGGCCGTGCAAGAGCTGACCCTTCCAGCTGTTGCTCAGGCTTTGGTGCGCGCCCAGGCACGCGGGGTTCGCGTGCAAGTGGTGCTGGAAAACACTTACAGCACTCCCTGGAGTCAGATGCATGAAGCAGGCTTGCCACGCCATGCACGTCATCGGATTCAGCGGCTTGCCGAGCTGGCAGATCGAAACGGTGACGGACGCCTCACCGCAACAGAACGACTGGAAGGGGATGCCCTAGCCCTGCTTGCGCAGGCTGGCGTACCGATGATTGATGACACGGAAGACGGCAGCAAAGGCAGTGGATTGATGCATCACAAATTCGTGGTGATCGACCGCCGTCTTGTGCTCACAGGCAGCGCCAATTTCACCAGCTCTGGCATCCATGGAGATGCGGGAGCGCCGCGGACTCGGGGCAATGTCAATCACCTGCTGCGCTTCAACAGCCCTGAGCTTGCTGCCGTCTTTGCCGCAGAATTCACGCGCATGTGGGGTGATGGCCCTGGAGGCGTCGCCAAAAGTCAATTCGGTCGCGGCAAAAGTGATCCCGCTCTTGAACAGGTGCAGATCGGCAACCAAACCATCAGCGTGCTCTTTGCCCCACACAGCAGGAGCCATCCAAATCACGGACTGCGTCTGATCGCGCAGGAGCTGGGACAGGCCCAACGCAACATCGACATGGCCCTGTTTGTGTTCTCAGCGCAAGCACTGGCCAATACGTTGCAAGCGCTGGTGGAGAAAGGCATCAAGGTGCGGCTTCTGGCTGACCCAGGCTTTGCCAGCCGCCCATTTTCAGAAGTCCTCGACTTACTCGGGGTGGCCATGCCGGATCACAACTGCATGCTGGAAGCCAGGAACCGACCATTCACGACACCGGTGAAAGGAGTCGGCACGCCTCGTCTTGCACGTGGTGACAAGCTGCATCACAAGTTCGCCGTAATCGATCACAAAACAGTGATCACGGGATCCTTCAACTGGTCACCTTCTGCCGCTCACACCAACGATGAAACCCTGCTGGTGATCCACTCACCGCAACTTGCCAAACACTTCACCCGTGAAATGAATCGGATGTGGCGCGGGGCAGAACTGGGGATCACCAAGCGGATGCGGCGAAAGCTGGAGCGACAGCATGCACTGTGCGGGAGTGGGCGGAAGAGAGACTAA